The genomic stretch TCTGTGCGGATCTCAAATTCCTCGAGCTTGCGCAAACTGCGCAGGCGCATGTTGAGGATGGCGTCGGCCTGGATCTCGCTGAGCTTGAACGCCTTCATCAGCGCCGGCTTCGGCTCATCCTCGGTGCGGATGATCTTGATCACCCTGTCGATGTTCAGATAGGCGATCAGATAGCCGCCCAGCACTTCGAGGCGATGCTCGATCTGCTCCTTGCGGTAGTTGGAGCGGCGCAGCAGCACGTCGCGCAGATGGTCGAGCCATTCGCGCAGGCATTCGGCGAGGCCCAGCACCTTGGGGATGCGGCCCTTGACCAGCACGTTGAGGTTCAGCGGAATCTTGCTTTCCAGCTCGGTCAGCCGGAACAGCGATTCCATCATCAGTTCAGGATCGACCGCGCGCGATTTCGGCTCGATCACGAGGCGAATATCTTCGGCGGACTCATCCCTGACGTCGCCGACCAGCGGCAGCTTCTTCTCGTTGAGCAGTTCGGCGATCTTCTCGACCAGCCGCGACTTCTGCACCAGCCAGGGAATTTCGGTGATGACCACGATCCAGGTGCCGCGCGCGCCCTCTTCCTGGGTCCAGCGGGCACGGGTGCGGAACGAGCCGCGCCCGGTCATGTAGGCCTCGGTGATAGCCTCCTTGGAATCGACGATGATGCCGCCGGTCGGAAAATCCGGACCCTTGACCCATTTCAACAGCGTCTTCGACTTCGCGTCGGGCTTCTCGATCAGATGCAGGGCGGCGTCGCACAGCTCGGCGGCGTTGTGCGGCGGGATCGAGGTCGCCATGCCGACCGCGATGCCCTGCGCGCCGTTGGCGAGCAGGTTCGGAAATCCGCCGGGCAGCACGATCGGCTCTTTGGTCTGGCCGTCGTAATTGGCGCGGAATTCGACGCCGTCTTCGTCGATACCCTCCAGCAGCAACCGCGCGACCTCGGTCATGCGCGCTTCGGTATAGCGGTAGGCGGCGGCGTTATCGCCGTCGATATTGCCAAAATTGCCCTGGCCGTCGACCAGCGGGTAGCGCGAGGAGAAATCCTGCGCGAGACGCACCATGGCGTCGTAAATCGCCTGGTCGCCATGCGGATGGAACGAACCCATCACGTCGCCGACGATCTTGGCCGATTTCTTGAACGGCGTGCCGGGGTCGAGCCGCAGCAGCCGCATGCCGTAGAGGATGCGCCGGTGCACCGGCTTCAGCCCGTCGCGGGCGTCCGGCAGTGCGCGATGCATGATGGTCGAGAGCGCATAGGCGAGATAGCGCTCTTCCAGCGCATCGCGCAGCGGAACATCGTGGATTTCGGCCGGGTCTTCCGGCGGTAGCTGTCGTTTTCCCATGGGGAGGCGTTAAACCCTCGCGGTGAATCGGGCAAGACGCGAATCAGCGGCAATTTAGGCCGCGAATTGGACTTACGGAACCGCCGCCCGCGCCCGATATTTGGTCACCGCATTGATAAAGCCGTTCCGCGCATCGGAATGGCCTTGCCCGCGCGGCTCCAGCACGTGGCGGAGCAGGAACAGCCCCGTCAGCCGAAAGCCATCCTGCAGGTCCTGGTCCGACCAGCCGTTCGGACCGCCCTCGCCTTCGCGCAGGAACGGCGGCAGCCGTAACAACCGGTCGCGGAACGGCTCGCCGGCCCGCCGCGACACCGCCCCGCCGGACTTTGGCGACACGTAAATCAGCTCCGTGGTCTCACCGGTCGCGGCGCAATTTTCCAGGTCGAGCCCAAAACCGAGTTCGGCCAACATCGCCAGTTCAAATTTGATGAGATGGGCGGCGGCTTGACTGACATCGTCGAAATCGTCCAGCGTGCGCTCGAGCATCTCGTAGATGTCTTCGTGCGGGTCGCGCTCCGGCAATAGCCGGGCCAGCGAGGCCAGATGGGTCACGCCATAGGTCGCATGCGACGACGACAGCATGGTGGCCGCGCGCAGCCGCGTGCCCTCGACCACGTAATAGCCGAGATGCTCGTCGAGCCGGGCTCGCCACACCGCCGTCACGCTGTTGCCGGGCTGCAGCAGCGGCCGCATCCGTTTGCTCGAACCACCGCGCACCAGGCCGAGGTGACGGCCGTGGGCGCGCGTCAGCAGTTCGACAATGGCGGAGGATTCGCCATGCCGCCGCACCCCGAGCACGATGCCTTCGTCGGTCCATTCCATGGGGTGGAGTTTACAGGATTCCGGCGGAAGGCGCAGCCGTCTCACCACTGTCATTCCGGGGCGCATCGAAGATGCGAACCCGGAATGACGGTGGAACAACCACTACGCGTTGAACCAGCCCTGCGCGTCGCCGGTGAAGGAGAAATAGAGCCCCGCCGCGGTCAGCGCGCAGGACACCACCTCGATGCCGCTGCTGAGTTCCACGCCCTTGTCGCCGATCATCTGCACCAGCGAGATAACCGACAGGACCAGAGCCGTGGCCAACGCCCAGCGCGGCCAGTTCTTGCGCCGCTGGGCGGCGAGCCAGACGAAATAAACCAGCAGCAGGATCAGGAGCGCGTAAATCACGGTTGCCACCGTGATCATCTGTTCGGTCATTTCAGCGGTCGGCGTCCGATCGTCGAACGCGACCGACAGCGCGTCCAGCGTCAGCGACAGATACAGCAGTACTTCAAACCACACTACGTTCTTGGGTACGTTCATCGGGAGCCGGTCATTTCCTTATTAATCCCAGATCATTCCTTGGGGAAGTCCAGTCCCATTTCGCGGTAACGGTCGGGGTCGTCGCCCCAGTTCTCGCGCACTTTGACGAACAGGAACAGGTGCACGGGAACGCCGACGATCTCCGCGATTTCCTTGCGCGAATCCGCGCCAATCGACTTGATGGTGGCGCCGCCCTTGCCGAGCACGATCTTGCGCTGGCTCTCGCGCTCGACAAAAATCGTCTGCTCGATGCGGATCGACTTGTCCTTGCGCTCGGTCCAGCTGTCGGTTTCGACGGTGGACTGATACGGCAGTTCCTGATGCAATTGCCGGTAGATCTTCTCGCGCGTGATCTCGGCCGCCAGATGCCGCATCGGCGCGTCTGACATCTGGTCTTCGGGATAATGGAACGGCCCCGGCGGCACCATTTTGGCCAGCGTTTGCCGGAGATCGCCGACGCCATCGCCCGACAGCGCCGAGATCATGAAAGTGTTTTCGAACGTCATGCGGTCGTTGGCGGTCTGCGCCAGCGCCAGCAATTTCTCGCGCGGGATCAGGTCGATCTTGTTCAGCACCAGGATCTTTGGATGTTTTACGGTCGCGAGTTTTGCAAGGATCGCCTCGGCTTCCTCGTCGATCCCCGCCTTGGCGTCGAGCAGCACGCAGACCAGATCGGCGTCATGCGCCCCGCTCCAGGCCGTCGACACCATGGCGCGATCGAGCCGGCGCTTCGGCGAGAAGATGCCGGGCGTATCGACCAGGATGATCTGCGCATTGTCCTCGATGACGATGCCGCGGATCAGCGCCCGTGTCGTCTGCACCTTGCGCGAGACGATCGTGACCTTGGAGCCGACCAGCGCATTGACCAGGGTGGATTTGCCGACATTGGGGGCGCCGATCAGCGCCACGAAGCCGCAGCGCGTCGCGACTGCAGCCTTCGCGTCAGTTTCATTCATTATTTCACGCCTTCGCGTTCGATCATGACGGAGGCGGCGACCTTTTCGGCCGCGCGCTTGCTGCCGCCGAGCCCTTCGGCCGGCGCAAGTCCCGGCAGTTCCACAGCGACACGGAATTGCGGATCATGATGCGGTCCGGTGCGCTCGACCTCGCGATAGACCGGCGTCGGCATCCCCTTGCTCTGCGCCCATTCCTGCAGCACCGTCTTGGGATCGCGCAGCGGCCGCCGCGGCTTGCGCATCCGTTCGAGCCAGTTGCGCTCGACGAATTGCGCCGCCGCCTGATAGCCGCCGTCGAGAAAGATCGCCCCGATCAGGGCTTCGCAGATGTCGCCGAGCACAGATTTGCGCAACCTTGCACTCGCGCTGGCGCCGACCTGGCCGAGCTTGATGTCGTCGACCAGGCCGAGCGATTTTGCGACGTCGGCACAGCTCTCCTTGCGCACGAGATCGGCCAGCCGCTTCGACAACTCGCCTTCGTCGGCGTTCGGAAACGCGCGATAGAGCATGTCGGAAACGATCAGCCCGAGCACGTGGTCGCCGAGAAATTCCAGGCGCTGATAGCTCTCCCCGCGGCTGCGGGCCGGCTTCAGCGCCGATACGTGGGTGAACGCGGTGGCCAGCAGCAAGGGATCGGCGAATTTGTGCCCGATGCGCGCCTCGAGCGCCGCGGTGGCGGCAGCCGCGGCCTTTGCGCCGGCCTTGGCGCCGGCCTTGCCGCGCTTCTTCTTGGGCACGGCAGTGTCGCCGGCATCAGGAAGCGGGCTCGGCTCGCCGGACGTCGGGGGCTCCTGGATGACGGGCGTTTCGTCGTTCATCGCACGATTGAGAATATGCGATTCCAGCGCACCGCGGTCGGCCAGCGCCAGAACATCCAGGCGTGTTCGCCCTCGGCAATGGAGAAGAAGATCATCTGCGCCCGGCCGACGATATTCTCGAACGGCACATAGCCGACCGCGGCCAGCACGCGACTATCCTGCGAGTTGTCGCGATTGTCGCCCATCATGAAGAAATGGCCGGGCGGCACGGTGTAGACGATGGTGTTGTCGTAGAAGCCATTGTCGACGCAATCCAGCGATTCATAGCTGACGCCGTTCGGTAGTGTCTCCTTCCAGCGTTTCACCCGCGCCGTGGCCTCCGAACCGCAGGGGTCCTCGCCGATGAAATCGCTCAGGCGTTCGCGCTTGACCGGCACATCGTTGATGTAGAGCAGCCCGTCCTTCATCTGGATGCGGTCGCCCGGCAGGCCGATCACGCGCTTGATGTAGTCGGTGGAATCATCCTTCGGCAGGCGGAACACGACGATATCGCCCCGGTTCGGCTCCGAGCCGAAGATGCGCCCGGAGAACAGCGGCGGCGAGAACGGAATCGAATAATGGCTGTAGCCGTACGAATATTTCGACACGAACAGATAGTCGCCGACCAGCAGCGTCGCCTTCATCGAGCCCGAGGGAATGTTGAAGGGCTGGAACAGGAAGGTGCGGATCACCAACGCAATCAGCAGGGCATGGATGACGACACGGATGGTTTCACCCAAGCCGCTCTCGGATTTGGTCCCTGTGGTCACGCTCATTGCTTTCCCAAATCCTGCGCGCTCTCGCCGCATGGTGGCAGAACGTTTTCCTCTCGCGAAGCGCTTGCCGTTCGCGTCAGGAAAATGGTCTTGATTCTGATGTTGAAGGCAAATTCCGGCGCAAACCCGAATCCGCCCTGGCTCGATATTGTCGCTGCGGCGTTTTAGACGGTTGTTCGCGGACGCGCAATCAATCGCCCGGTAAAAACTTGCCAATCCTTTGATAAATCTACGATTTTTAGTTTTGGCTCGATCCGCTGACGGCAACGGCCGCGAGCGTCACGATTTGCCGGACGCGACCGCCGAAATTATGACGAAAGCCTGCGCCAGGGGCCAATCGTCGGTGATCGAAAGGTCGATCCGCGCCTCAAAGCCCGGAGGGGTCATCGCCTCGAGCCGGGCCAGCGCCCCGCCGGTCAGTTGCATGGTCGGGCGGCCGCCCGGCAGGTTCACCACCCCCATATCCCGCCACCAGACGCCGCGCCGGATACCGGTCCCGAGCGCCTTGGAACAGGCCTCCTTGGCGGCAAACCGTTTGGCATAGGTCGCCACCACCATTTTCTCGCTATTGGCGCGGCGCGCGGCCTTGGCGCGCTCGGCATCGGTGAAAATGCGGTCGAGGAAGCGGTCGCCGTGGCGCTCGATCACCTTGGCGACGCGGGTGATGTCGATCAGGTCGGAGCCGATGCCGAGGATCATGCCTTGCCCATATGGCTCTTGCGGCCGCGATCCATCGCCGCGCGCATCATGCGGACGGTTTCGCCGATGCCGACAAACAGCGCCTCCCCGATCATGAAGTAACCGATGTTCAACTCTGCGATTTCGGGCAGGCCGGCGATAGCCTCCGCGGTCTTGTAGTCGAGGCCGTGGCCGGCATGGACCTCCAGCCCGGCGGAGCGCGCCAACCGCGCGCCACTGACAATGCGCTGCCATTCGGTTTCGGCCTTCACCGTGTGGCCATCGACCACGGCGTCGCACCAACCGCCGGTATGGATTTCGATCACAGGCGCCCGCAGCTTCGCCGCCATCTCGATCTGTTGCGGTTCGGCGGAGATGAACAGCGACACCCGGATGCCGGCATCGTTCAGCCGGGCGATGGTGGGCGCCAGCGCGTTGTGCTGCCCGACCACGTCGAGCCCGCCCTCGGTGGTGAGTTCCTCGCGGCGCTCGGGAACCAGGCACACCGCATGCGGCTTGGTCGCGAGCGAAATTTTCAGCATGTCCTCGGTCGCGGCCATTTCGAAATTCAGCGGTTTCGAGATTTCGGCCTTCAGCCGCGCCATGTCGTTGTCGCGGATGTGGCGGCGATCCTCGCGCAGATGCGCGGTGATGCCGTCGGCGCCGGCCTCGATCGCGGCCAGCGCGGCGCGGACCGGATCCGGCCGCTCGCCCGCCCGCGCGTTGCGGAGCGTAGCGACGTGATCGACATTTACTCCGAGGCGGAGCGGAGGACCTTTGGGCATGGCGGGCTCGTGGATATTCAGAGTTATCGGCGCTTCCTCATCCTGAGGAGCGGCGTCTTCGCCGCGTCTCGAACGATGAGAGATATTGTGACCTCATGCTTCGAGACGGCGCAAGAGCGCCTCCTCACCATGAGGGCTCCGGTTTTATCCATTGACACGCTCGACCCGTGCGACGACGGCCTTGGCGCGCAGCTGGGCGATAATAGCGCTGAGATGCTTGAGGTCATAAACCTCGAGATCGATGGTCAGTTCGGTGAAATCGGGTGAGCGGCGCGACATGCTGATATTGTCGATATTGCCGTCATGTTCGGCGATCACGGTGGCGACCTGGGCCAGGCTTCCGGGCTCGTTGACGTTGTCGACCTTGATGCGCGCCGGGAAGCGCTGCGGCATGGTCTCGTCGATATCCCAGCGCACGTCGAGCCAGCGCTCCGGCTCTTCCTCAAAATCCCTCAGCGCCGGCGCCTGGATCGGATAGATCGTGATCCCCTCGCCCGGGGTCACGATGCCGACGATGCGGTCGCCCGGCACCGCGCCGCCGTTCGGCGCGAATTTGACCGGCAGATCGGAATTGATGCCGCGCACGGGGATCACCGATGCGGCACGCGCCGGATGATGGGGATCGGCCTTCAGCTTTAGTTTGACCGCGAGGCTCTTCTTGGCGCCATACCGCACCAGCCGTTCTTCCTTGTAGTCCGGATACATCGCGCGGGCGACGTCGGAGGCCTTGAGTTCGCCGCGCCCGACGGACGCCATCACGTCTTCGATCGAGGCGCGGGCCAGCCGGGGAAGCGCGCCCTTCAGCTTGTCGTCGGCATATTCGATCTTGGCACGGGCAAACAGCCTGTCGACGATGCGGCGGCCGAGCCCTGCATATTGATCGCGTACCGCGGTGCGGGTCGCGCGGCGGATCGCCGCCCGCGCCTTGCCGGTCACCGCAAGCGATTCCCACGCCGAGGGCGGCGCCGACTGCGCCTGCGAGGTCAACACCTCGACCTCGTCGCCGTTCTGCAATTCCGATGACAATGGCGCGAATTTGCCGTTGATCTTGCAGCCGACCGCCGAGTTGCCGACGTCGGTGTGCACGGCATAGGCGAAGTCGATCACATTGGCCTGACGCGGCAGCGCGATCAGTTTTCCCTTCGGCGTGAAGCAGAACACTTGGTCGTGGAATAGTTCGAGCTTGGTGTGTTCCAGAAACTCTTCCGGATTGGCGCTTTCCGACAAGATCCCGACGGTGTGCCGCAGCCAGGCAAAGGCGTTGGATTCTCGGTTAAGCAGCTCGGTCGGCGAACCCACGCCATCCTTGTAGAAAGCGTGCGCGGCGATGCCGAATTCCGCGATCTGGTTCATTTCCTCGGTACGGATCTGCAGCTCGACGCGCTGCTTGCCGGGCCCGATCACAGTGGTGTGGAGCGAACGATAGTCGTTCTGCTTCGGCGTCGAGATGTAGTCTTTGAAGCGCCCGGGCACCACCGGCCAGGTCGTATGCACGACGCCGAGCGCGCGGTAGCAGGCTTCGACGTCGGGGATCACGACGCGAAAGCCGTAGATGTCGGACAATTGCTCGAAGCCGACCGACTTGCGCTCCATCTTGGTCCAGATCGAAAACGGCTGCTTGCGGCGGCCATAGACGCGGGCGGCGATGCCGTTCTTCTGCAGATTCTTGGAGAGCTGGCTTTCGATCTCGCCGATCAGGTTGCGATTGCGCTCGGCCAAGGAATCCAGCCGTTGCATCACCACCGCATAGGCTTCCGGATCGAGCGTATGGAACGAGAGATCCTCGAGCTCTTCGCGCATCTCCTGCATACCCATGCGGCCGGCGAGCGGGGCGTAGATGTCGAGGGTCTCCTCGGCGATGCGGCGGCGCGAGGCGTGCGGCACGAATTCCAGCGTCCGCATATTGTGCAGGCGATCGGCGAGCTTGATCAGCAGGACGCGGACGTCCTGGGCGATCGCGAGCAGGAGCTTGCGCAGATTCTCGGCCTGCTTGGCCTCGCGCGAAACCAGTTCCAGCCGCTTCAACTTGGTCAACCCCTCGACCAGCGCGCCGATCTCATGGCCGAAGATGGTATCGATCTCGGCGCGCGTCGCCTCGGTATCCTCGATGGTGTCGTGCAGCAGGGCCGCCACGATGGTGGCATCGTCGAGCTTGAGGTTGGTGAGGATCGCCGCGACCTCGAGCGGATGGGAGAAATAGGGATCGCCCGACGCCCGGGTCTGCGTGCCATGCGCCTTCATGGCGTAGACATAGGCGCGGTTCAGCAGGTCTTCGTTGGTGTCCGGATTATACGACCTGACGCGCTCCACCAGATCGTATTGCCGCATCATGCGCGAGCGCGGGGGTTTGGCGGCCTTCTCCCCCACAGGCGACGCGGGCGCCACGGCGACCGATTCGGTCGCGGCCTGCATCTGCCGGGGGGTGCGGCGCCAATACGCCATCGAATCACTGCCTTCATCCGCGCGGACCGGATGGGTCCGCTTCACGACATAACCTAGTGCGTTTTCGTGCGAAGCAGCACCCCGTGAGGTGCAGAAACGCTCGAAAACCCATATTTCGTTCGTCAAGGACGCATCGTAACCGCAAAAATGTCAACAAAAGCAAAGGCCCGGACAAATGTCCGGGCCTTTGGCAAATCGGGCAGTCTGGAGACCCTCCGAACGAGGCTTACTCGTCCTCTTCGGGCTGCTCTTCCGGAGGCGCCAGGCCCTCGAGGCCCTTCAAAAGCTCTTCCTCGGTCATGCGCTCGACCGCCACTTCGGTGTCGTCAGCGTCGACGCTGGCGCCGGCCGAGCCGATCAAAGGCACGGTGTCGGGCTCTGGCTCGTCGACCTCGACGAATTTCTGCAGGGAATGAACCAGTTCCTCGCGCAGATCTTCCGGTGAAATCGAAGAGTCGGCGATTTCCCGCAGCGATACGACAGGATTCTTGTCGTTATCCCGATCAACCGTAAGTTGCGACCCGGACGAGATCATACGGGCGCGATGCGCTGCCAGCAGGACCAGATCGAACCGGTTGTCGACCTTATCAATGCAATCTTCCACGGTGACGCGCGCCATAGACTGTCGCTCCGTTAAATGGGGCCAAGATGTCGGTTATAGGGCCTAGTTATAGGGGTAAGGGCCGTTTCGCAAGACCAAACTTGTGATTTGCCTTCCCGGAGGGCTCTGCTAACCCACCCTCGGGGCCAGAAGGCCGGAGCGTCCAGACGCGGCGAAGTACCGCCCGGGACAAGCAAAACTCTTCATTGCATTGTCAAAAAGACTAGGTTTTTCGCCCTCGCCTCACCATAATTGCAGTGGTGATTGTCGTGGGGAAAGATTCACCGAACTTTAGGCAGCACGACTGGAAAGTGCGCGCGGTTGATTGCCGCTGCGCCAAAAATGTTAACAACAACGCGAGAAACCCTTGATGTCACCTGTTTCCAACAAGATCGCGCTCTTTATCGATGGCGCCAATCTCTACGCAACTGCCAAAACGCTCGGCTTCGACATCGACTACAAGCGTCTTCTCAAGGAATTCCAGAGCCGCGGGACTTTGGTGCGCGCGTTCTACTACACCGCGATCATCGAGGATCAGGAATATTCCTCGATCCGTCCCTTGATCGACTGGCTCGACTACAACGGCTACACCGTCGTCACCAAGGCGACCAAGGAATTCATCGACGCCTCTGGCCGCCGCAAGGTGAAGGGCAATATGGACATCGAGCTTGCGGTCGATGCCATGGAACTCGCCGAGCATGTCGACCAGATGGTGCTGTTCTCCGGCGATGGCGATTTCCGCTCGCTGGTGGAAGCCGTGCAGCGGCGCGGCGTCCGGGTGACGGTGGTCTCCACGATTTCAAGCCAGCCGCCGATGATCGCCGACGAGTTGCGGCGCCAGGCCGACGTCTTCACAGACCTGGTCGAGCTGCAGTCCAAGCTCGGCCGCGACCCCTCCGAGCGCCCCGCCCCGCGCGAGCCGCGTCATCACGCGCCGCAATTCCTGCAGCGCGCGACCACCATGGCGCCACGGGCCGATGACGACGAATTCGAGGACTGAGAACGATCCGGCGCGCCGGGGACGGCTTTCCGGCGCAGCGCCCCTTCCCCTCGAACCCGACCGCAACTGCCCGCTCTGCCCGCGGCTTGCCGAGTTTCGCCAGCAGGCCCGGGCGCGCGAACCGGGCTGGTTCAATTCACCGGTGACCTCGTTCGGCGATCCCGCCGCCCGGTTGTTGATCGTAGGCCTCGCGCCCGGCCTGCAGGGCGCCAATCGCACGGGACGTCCTTTCACCGGCGACTACGCCGGCGACCTGCTTTACGCGACCCTGCTCGAATATGGCTTTGCCGAGGGCGTCTACCAGGCGCGGCCTGACGACGGCTTGAGGCTGGTCGATTGCCGGATCAGCAACGCGGTGCGCTGCGTGCCGCCGCAGAACAAGCCGCTGCCGGTCGAGATCAACACCTGCCGGCAATTCCTGTCGGCGACGATCGCCACCATGCCAAAGGTTCGCGCGATCGTGGCGCTCGGCCGCATCGCGCA from Bradyrhizobium sp. Ash2021 encodes the following:
- the rpoZ gene encoding DNA-directed RNA polymerase subunit omega; translation: MARVTVEDCIDKVDNRFDLVLLAAHRARMISSGSQLTVDRDNDKNPVVSLREIADSSISPEDLREELVHSLQKFVEVDEPEPDTVPLIGSAGASVDADDTEVAVERMTEEELLKGLEGLAPPEEQPEEDE
- a CDS encoding pyridoxine 5'-phosphate synthase; the protein is MPKGPPLRLGVNVDHVATLRNARAGERPDPVRAALAAIEAGADGITAHLREDRRHIRDNDMARLKAEISKPLNFEMAATEDMLKISLATKPHAVCLVPERREELTTEGGLDVVGQHNALAPTIARLNDAGIRVSLFISAEPQQIEMAAKLRAPVIEIHTGGWCDAVVDGHTVKAETEWQRIVSGARLARSAGLEVHAGHGLDYKTAEAIAGLPEIAELNIGYFMIGEALFVGIGETVRMMRAAMDRGRKSHMGKA
- the lepB gene encoding signal peptidase I, which produces MSVTTGTKSESGLGETIRVVIHALLIALVIRTFLFQPFNIPSGSMKATLLVGDYLFVSKYSYGYSHYSIPFSPPLFSGRIFGSEPNRGDIVVFRLPKDDSTDYIKRVIGLPGDRIQMKDGLLYINDVPVKRERLSDFIGEDPCGSEATARVKRWKETLPNGVSYESLDCVDNGFYDNTIVYTVPPGHFFMMGDNRDNSQDSRVLAAVGYVPFENIVGRAQMIFFSIAEGEHAWMFWRWPTAVRWNRIFSIVR
- a CDS encoding bifunctional (p)ppGpp synthetase/guanosine-3',5'-bis(diphosphate) 3'-pyrophosphohydrolase encodes the protein MAYWRRTPRQMQAATESVAVAPASPVGEKAAKPPRSRMMRQYDLVERVRSYNPDTNEDLLNRAYVYAMKAHGTQTRASGDPYFSHPLEVAAILTNLKLDDATIVAALLHDTIEDTEATRAEIDTIFGHEIGALVEGLTKLKRLELVSREAKQAENLRKLLLAIAQDVRVLLIKLADRLHNMRTLEFVPHASRRRIAEETLDIYAPLAGRMGMQEMREELEDLSFHTLDPEAYAVVMQRLDSLAERNRNLIGEIESQLSKNLQKNGIAARVYGRRKQPFSIWTKMERKSVGFEQLSDIYGFRVVIPDVEACYRALGVVHTTWPVVPGRFKDYISTPKQNDYRSLHTTVIGPGKQRVELQIRTEEMNQIAEFGIAAHAFYKDGVGSPTELLNRESNAFAWLRHTVGILSESANPEEFLEHTKLELFHDQVFCFTPKGKLIALPRQANVIDFAYAVHTDVGNSAVGCKINGKFAPLSSELQNGDEVEVLTSQAQSAPPSAWESLAVTGKARAAIRRATRTAVRDQYAGLGRRIVDRLFARAKIEYADDKLKGALPRLARASIEDVMASVGRGELKASDVARAMYPDYKEERLVRYGAKKSLAVKLKLKADPHHPARAASVIPVRGINSDLPVKFAPNGGAVPGDRIVGIVTPGEGITIYPIQAPALRDFEEEPERWLDVRWDIDETMPQRFPARIKVDNVNEPGSLAQVATVIAEHDGNIDNISMSRRSPDFTELTIDLEVYDLKHLSAIIAQLRAKAVVARVERVNG
- a CDS encoding NYN domain-containing protein, with the translated sequence MSPVSNKIALFIDGANLYATAKTLGFDIDYKRLLKEFQSRGTLVRAFYYTAIIEDQEYSSIRPLIDWLDYNGYTVVTKATKEFIDASGRRKVKGNMDIELAVDAMELAEHVDQMVLFSGDGDFRSLVEAVQRRGVRVTVVSTISSQPPMIADELRRQADVFTDLVELQSKLGRDPSERPAPREPRHHAPQFLQRATTMAPRADDDEFED
- the acpS gene encoding holo-ACP synthase encodes the protein MILGIGSDLIDITRVAKVIERHGDRFLDRIFTDAERAKAARRANSEKMVVATYAKRFAAKEACSKALGTGIRRGVWWRDMGVVNLPGGRPTMQLTGGALARLEAMTPPGFEARIDLSITDDWPLAQAFVIISAVASGKS
- a CDS encoding uracil-DNA glycosylase; its protein translation is MTTNSRTENDPARRGRLSGAAPLPLEPDRNCPLCPRLAEFRQQARAREPGWFNSPVTSFGDPAARLLIVGLAPGLQGANRTGRPFTGDYAGDLLYATLLEYGFAEGVYQARPDDGLRLVDCRISNAVRCVPPQNKPLPVEINTCRQFLSATIATMPKVRAIVALGRIAHESTLKALGLRNSAAPFGHGAIHPAGTIKLYDSYHCSRYNTNTRVLTPDMFRSVFAKVRADLS
- the parC gene encoding DNA topoisomerase IV subunit A is translated as MGKRQLPPEDPAEIHDVPLRDALEERYLAYALSTIMHRALPDARDGLKPVHRRILYGMRLLRLDPGTPFKKSAKIVGDVMGSFHPHGDQAIYDAMVRLAQDFSSRYPLVDGQGNFGNIDGDNAAAYRYTEARMTEVARLLLEGIDEDGVEFRANYDGQTKEPIVLPGGFPNLLANGAQGIAVGMATSIPPHNAAELCDAALHLIEKPDAKSKTLLKWVKGPDFPTGGIIVDSKEAITEAYMTGRGSFRTRARWTQEEGARGTWIVVITEIPWLVQKSRLVEKIAELLNEKKLPLVGDVRDESAEDIRLVIEPKSRAVDPELMMESLFRLTELESKIPLNLNVLVKGRIPKVLGLAECLREWLDHLRDVLLRRSNYRKEQIEHRLEVLGGYLIAYLNIDRVIKIIRTEDEPKPALMKAFKLSEIQADAILNMRLRSLRKLEEFEIRTEDKNLRAELKGIKGILASETEQWSKVSEQVRKVRDIFGPKTPLGKRRTTFADAPEHDLAAIEEAFVEREPCTVVISEKGWVRTLKGHVEDISGLAFKTDDKLDHAFFAETTSKLLVFATNGKFYSLDVAKLPGGRGHGEAIRMFIDMEPETAIVSLFVNKGGRKFLIASLEGQGFIVNEDDCVGNTRKGKQVLNVEMPNEACAIATVSGDTVAVIGTNHKMVLFPLDQVPEMARGRGVRLQKYTSAKLSDVATFESKAGLTWKDSAGRDQSMSSRELADWRGNRADAGRLAHGLPKSNKFLRGVE
- the recO gene encoding DNA repair protein RecO, producing MEWTDEGIVLGVRRHGESSAIVELLTRAHGRHLGLVRGGSSKRMRPLLQPGNSVTAVWRARLDEHLGYYVVEGTRLRAATMLSSSHATYGVTHLASLARLLPERDPHEDIYEMLERTLDDFDDVSQAAAHLIKFELAMLAELGFGLDLENCAATGETTELIYVSPKSGGAVSRRAGEPFRDRLLRLPPFLREGEGGPNGWSDQDLQDGFRLTGLFLLRHVLEPRGQGHSDARNGFINAVTKYRARAAVP
- the rnc gene encoding ribonuclease III — translated: MNDETPVIQEPPTSGEPSPLPDAGDTAVPKKKRGKAGAKAGAKAAAAATAALEARIGHKFADPLLLATAFTHVSALKPARSRGESYQRLEFLGDHVLGLIVSDMLYRAFPNADEGELSKRLADLVRKESCADVAKSLGLVDDIKLGQVGASASARLRKSVLGDICEALIGAIFLDGGYQAAAQFVERNWLERMRKPRRPLRDPKTVLQEWAQSKGMPTPVYREVERTGPHHDPQFRVAVELPGLAPAEGLGGSKRAAEKVAASVMIEREGVK
- the era gene encoding GTPase Era; translated protein: MNETDAKAAVATRCGFVALIGAPNVGKSTLVNALVGSKVTIVSRKVQTTRALIRGIVIEDNAQIILVDTPGIFSPKRRLDRAMVSTAWSGAHDADLVCVLLDAKAGIDEEAEAILAKLATVKHPKILVLNKIDLIPREKLLALAQTANDRMTFENTFMISALSGDGVGDLRQTLAKMVPPGPFHYPEDQMSDAPMRHLAAEITREKIYRQLHQELPYQSTVETDSWTERKDKSIRIEQTIFVERESQRKIVLGKGGATIKSIGADSRKEIAEIVGVPVHLFLFVKVRENWGDDPDRYREMGLDFPKE